Proteins co-encoded in one Haloarcula pelagica genomic window:
- the purD gene encoding phosphoribosylamine--glycine ligase has product MTETVLLVGGGGREHAVARALAVSDADLYACAGNRNPGIAALAEGFETLDTTNPTAVTTYAREVDATLAVVGPEAPLAAGVADALDDAGVYAFGPQEAEARIETDKAFQRRFMRDNDIPGCPDFATFDDMEAACEYVDDYEGDLAIKPAGLTGGKGVRVTGDQITKAEAKEYIRESGYDRIVLEERLVGEEFTVQAFVANGEVRVTPAVQDHKRAYEGDEGPNTGGMGSYTDAGLELPFMDEGDYMAAVDVIEATVEALDGYKGVLYGQFMLTSEGPKVVEFNARFGDPEAMNTLPVLNTPFLDVLTAARDEEALPQLSFQPKATVCKYAVPDGYPTDPEAGARVTIDEDNAGDALLFYASVDQREDGIYTTTSRSYAVVGIADSISEAETIAEDALERAGTEGLRVRHDIGTAELVQQRIDHMAEIRGEH; this is encoded by the coding sequence ATGACAGAGACTGTGCTGCTCGTGGGCGGCGGCGGCCGCGAACACGCCGTCGCGCGTGCGCTCGCGGTGTCCGACGCCGACCTCTACGCCTGTGCCGGCAACCGTAACCCCGGAATCGCCGCGCTGGCCGAGGGGTTCGAGACGCTCGATACGACCAACCCGACGGCCGTGACGACCTACGCTCGCGAGGTCGACGCGACGCTCGCCGTCGTCGGTCCGGAGGCACCGCTGGCCGCGGGCGTCGCCGACGCGCTTGACGACGCCGGCGTCTACGCCTTCGGCCCACAGGAGGCCGAGGCCCGCATCGAGACGGACAAAGCCTTCCAGCGGCGGTTCATGCGTGACAACGACATCCCGGGCTGTCCGGACTTCGCGACCTTCGACGACATGGAGGCCGCCTGCGAGTACGTCGACGACTACGAGGGCGACCTGGCGATCAAGCCCGCCGGCCTCACTGGCGGGAAGGGCGTCCGTGTCACGGGCGACCAGATCACCAAAGCGGAAGCCAAGGAGTACATCCGCGAGTCGGGCTACGACCGGATCGTCCTCGAAGAGCGTCTCGTCGGCGAGGAGTTCACCGTCCAGGCGTTCGTCGCCAACGGCGAGGTCCGCGTCACGCCGGCCGTCCAGGACCACAAACGGGCCTACGAGGGCGACGAGGGGCCAAACACCGGCGGGATGGGGAGTTACACCGACGCCGGCCTCGAACTACCGTTCATGGACGAGGGCGACTACATGGCCGCCGTCGACGTGATCGAGGCGACCGTCGAGGCCCTGGACGGATACAAGGGCGTCCTCTACGGCCAGTTCATGCTCACCAGCGAGGGGCCGAAAGTCGTGGAGTTCAACGCCCGCTTTGGCGACCCCGAGGCGATGAACACGCTCCCCGTGCTGAACACCCCGTTCCTCGACGTGTTGACCGCCGCCCGGGACGAGGAAGCGCTGCCACAGCTGTCCTTCCAGCCCAAGGCGACCGTGTGTAAGTACGCCGTTCCCGACGGCTACCCGACCGATCCGGAAGCAGGCGCACGGGTGACCATCGACGAGGACAACGCTGGCGACGCGCTGTTGTTCTACGCCAGCGTCGATCAGCGCGAGGACGGCATCTACACCACCACGTCGCGCTCGTATGCCGTCGTCGGCATCGCCGACAGCATCAGCGAGGCAGAGACGATCGCCGAGGACGCGCTCGAACGGGCCGGCACCGAGGGGCTTCGGGTCCGCCACGACATCGGGACGGCGGAGCTCGTCCAGCAGCGCATCGACCACATGGCCGAGATCCGCGGCGAGCACTGA